The genomic interval GATCTCCGTGCAGGGCGGCGTGGGCATTCAGTTCTAGAAACGGTGCCAGTTTTCAAATAAAGCTTGAAAGCGCTTGTGTGGCTAGGTGTCGCATAAGCGCTTTTTGGTGGGAGGGGAGAGCTTAGGTGTCGGGTGTCGGGTGTCGGGTGTCGGGTGTCGGGTGTCAGGCGGAATTGTGAACCGTATACCCGAGACCAGAAACCCAATACCCGATGCCCAGTTCCCTATGCCCAACCAGGACAAATGTATTAAAATTGGCGGAACGCTTACCGAGGACTGCCGCATGGGGATGAGTCAGCCGCTGGGGTCTGTGATCCAGGGATCCCTAAGTCAGGGGTTGGAGGTGCGCTTGCACCCGGATATCTCTGTGGAGGATATGCGGGTGGGCAAGTTTTTGGTGGTGCAGGGGCGGCGATCGCAGTTTTTCTGCATGCTCACCGATGTCACCCTGGGCACGGGCAGCCAGCGCATTCTGGCCCATCCACCGGAGCCGTCGAATCTGTTTTTGCAGGAGGTGCTGGCGGGTACGGGCACCTACGGCACGATCAACCTGACGCCGATGCTGATGTTTACCCAGCAGGAGAGTGAAGGAGTAGGGAGTGAGGGGGTAGGGGGTAGGGGGAAGGCGAAGAAAAAAGAGGGTGAGGGGTCCTACGGATCGTTGCAGGCGCAGAGTAGCGCCGATGTAGAACTGCTGCCGGTAAAAACCATTCCGGCCCACTTTAGCCAGGTGTACGACGCCAGCGATCGCGACTTCCGCATCATCTTTGGCTGGGAGGACGACCCCCACCGCCGCAACTTCGCGATCGGCCAGCCCATCGACATGGAGGTGCCGGTGTGCCTGGACCTGGACCGCTTTGTGGAGCGCAGCAACGGCATCTTTGGCAAGTCGGGTACGGGCAAGTCGTTTCTCACCCGGCTGCTGCTGGCGGGCACCATTCAGCGGGGGGCGGCGGTCAATCTGATCTTCGACATGCACTCGGAGTACGGCTGGGAGGCGGTCAGCGAGGGCAAGCAGTTCAGCACCGTCAAGGGGCTGCGCCAGCTATTTCCCGGCCAGGTGCAGATGTTTACCCTCGACCCGGAGGCCACCCAGCGACGCGGCGTGCGCGACGCCCAGGAACTCTACATCAGCTTTGATCAGATCGATGTGGAGGACCTGAACCTGGTGCGGGGGGAACTAAACCTGTCGGAGGCCAGCCTGGAGAACGCCATCATTCTGCGCAACGAGTTTGGCAAGAGCTGGATCAACCGCCTGCTGACCATGACCAACGAGGAGATCCAGGAGTTCTGCGAGACCAAGATGGGCAGCAAGTCGTCGATTATGGCCCTGCAACGCAAGCTCACCCGGTTGGCCGACATCAAATATATGAAGGCGGCCAGCGGCAACAACTACATTCAGCAAATTCTCGCCGCCATTGACGAAGGCAAGCATGTGGTGGTGGAGTTTGGTTCTCAATCCAATATGCTGGCCTACATGCTGGCCACCAACGTGATCGCCCGGCGCATCCACGCCAGCTACGTGAAAAAGGCCGATCGCTTCTTGCAGACCAAAAACGTGGTGGACCGGCCCCGCCAGCTGATGATCACCATCGAGGAGGCCCACCGCTTCCTCGACCCGGCCACGGCGCGGCAGACCATCTTCGGCACCATCGCCCGAGAAATGCGGAAGTATTTTGTTACGTTGCTGGTGGTCGATCAGCGGCCCTCGGGCATCGACAACGAGGTGATGTCGCAGATTGGCACCCGCATCACCGCCCTGCTCAACGACGAAAAAGATATCGACGCCATTTTTACCGGGGTGTCCGGGGGGCAGAGTCTGCGATCGGTGCTGGCCAAGCTCGACTCCAAGCAGCAGGCCCTGGTGCTGGGCCACGCCGTGCCCATGCCGGTGGTGGTGCGCACCCGCCCCTACGACAGCACCTTCTATGCCCAGGTGGGGGCCACCGCCTGGGAAGACCTGCCCGATGAGGTGGTGTTTCGAGCCTCGGAGGTGGCCCGAGCCGACCTGGGCTTTTAGGGCAAATTGCCCCCATGGGCTGAGGGTCATACCCTAGACTTGTCATCACCCTAACGGTCTAAACCAACGGGGGCCGAACGTGATACCCTGAGGGCTATCGTTGCTAATTGTGTAGCGGATACCCGCCTGGCCTTAAGATTTCTAAGGATTCTGGAGAATCTTGCTAGGTTGGTGGAGAAAACGCTGTGCTGTGGTCGGCTTTTCGCAAGGTTGTCCCGTTTTTGCGTTCCTGTGCATTGTTTAACCGCAGTTGGGCTGACAGCCCAATAGGCTAATTACTAAACTGGAAACCAGGCATCTTCCCCTCGATTGAGGCCAGGATAGACAACACCTATGGCAAATCCACCCAGGCAAACCCTAGACCGCACGGCCAACTCTGAAATTCGCCATTACTACCAGTCCCACCGCCTTTTTCGCGATCGCTACCGGGTACTGAAGAAACTGGGGCAGGGGGGGTTTGGGGTCACCTACCTGGCCCAGAATGCCACTTTGCCGGGAGAGCCCTACTGCGTCATCAAGCAGCTCTGCCCCAAGGCGGGCAGCGAGCTATCCCTGGAGCGGGCCAAGGTGCGGTTCCGTCGGGAGGCCAGGGCGCTGGCCAACCTGGGCAGTCATTCCCAGATTCCCCAGCTGCTCGACTACTTTACCACCGGGGGCGAATTCTACCTGGTGCAGGACTATATCCATGGCGAAACCCTGGCCCAGGAGGTGCGGCGGCAGGGGCGGCTGACCGAGGCCCAGGTGAAGTATTTTCTGCGCGAAATTATTCCGGTGGTGCGCTTCATCCACCGCAATCGGGTCATTCACCGCGATATCAAGCCGCCCAACATTATCCGCAGCGAGCGCGATCGCCGTCTGGTGCTGATCGACTTTGGGGCAGTGCGCGAGTTCCTCTCCGATGTGGAAGAGCAAGTCTCGATGCAGGCCCCGGCCACCCAGTTTGTGGGCACTCCCGGCTTCGCGCCGCCCGAGCAGCTGGCCCTGCGCCCCTGCTACGCCAGCGACATCTACGCCCTGGGCATCACCTGCCTGTACCTGCTGACGGCCCGCACCCCAATTGAGTTTGACCAGGACCCCAACACGGGCTATATTCGCTGGCAGCACACCGTCACCGTCAGCCCCCACCTCGCTGCGGTGATCGACAAAATGCTGATGCCCGATGCCCGCGATCGCTACACCACAATCGATGACCTGGAGCGAGCCCTGGAACTGGAGCCCCACCTGGAGGCTCTGGCCAGCTGCATGAATACCCGCGATCGCCCCCCCTATGACCCGGGCAGCGACTCAGTCGAGCTCGACCCCGATGCCTACCTCACCCCCATCCAGCGGGAGGCCCAGGCCATTCGCAAGTGGCGCACCAAGCGATCGTTCAATCGGGGGCCTCAGGGGCGTCCGACGGGGCCAGTGTCGCTGCCCTAGGTGGGTATACGGCGTATGGTTCAGGGTATACGGTTCGAGGCAAACCGTGAATCGTATACCGTACACCCCATTAACCCATCACCCCTAGCCTTGCAGCCTACTCAATGCTCTGGAGCCAGGCCAGTAGTCGCTGGTTAAAATCGGCGTCGGTTTCGTCGTAGAGGCAGTGGCCTACGCCGGGCAGTACCTCGGTCGTTAGCCAGGGGCTGAGGTTGTCCAGCCTCCGGGATTGGGCGATGGGCACCACGCGGTCCTGGTCGCCCCACAGCAGCAGCGTGGGCACCGTCAGTGCGGTGACCATGTCTTTCACCGAGGGGCTGAAGCCGGGAGCCGTGCGCGATCGCACCAGGTAGCACAGGGCGCGGGCTGCGCCGCGATCGCTCGTGGGCAGGGCAAACAGGCTAACCAGGTCCTCATCCACCCGCTCCGGGACCGTGTAGATGCCCGCCAGCGCCCGGCGCAGGAAACTGGGGCGACGCACCAGGGCAAACAGTGATCGCATCAGCAGCGGGTTGGCCACCAGGCTCTCGACCCGCAGCGCCAGGGCTGCCACCCAGCCCGCCACCAGATCTTCGCGGTTGCCCTCCAGGGGCAGCGTCAGTAGGGCCAGCTGCTTTACCCAGTCGGGGTGGCGGTGAGTCACCGTCAGCGCCACCAGCGCCCCCAGGGAATGGCCCACCAGCGCTACCGGCTGACCCACTACCCCCTGGATAAAATCGGCCACCTGCTCCGCCCACAGCTCCGCGCCGTAGAGGGTCGCTGCCTTCTCAGAATCGCCAAAGCCCAGCAGGTCGATGGCATAGACCGGAGCCACCTGGCTGAGGGCCGGCAGGTTGTGCCGCCACTGGTTCAGGTTGGCCCCAAACCCATGAATCAGCAGCAGCGGCGGCAGGTTGCCCGGCCCCGGCCCAGGGTGAAACCAGTAGCGCACCCGCCAGCCCCGCCAGTGCCACAGGCGCTGGTAGCCAGCCTGGCTGAGGGTAGAGGGCAGACTGCTCAGCAGCGTTGGAGGGATAGACATGATGGATATCGCCCAAGGGGGCCTGGATGCCCTCCAACCATATCACTCCCGCTGGCGGCGGAAAACCGTCTGTGCAGCCAACCCTTGCCGGGCGGGTTTACCGCTATCCTGGTTAGTACAAAGGTCTAGGCGTGCTATCTG from Leptolyngbya sp. KIOST-1 carries:
- a CDS encoding alpha/beta fold hydrolase; the encoded protein is MSIPPTLLSSLPSTLSQAGYQRLWHWRGWRVRYWFHPGPGPGNLPPLLLIHGFGANLNQWRHNLPALSQVAPVYAIDLLGFGDSEKAATLYGAELWAEQVADFIQGVVGQPVALVGHSLGALVALTVTHRHPDWVKQLALLTLPLEGNREDLVAGWVAALALRVESLVANPLLMRSLFALVRRPSFLRRALAGIYTVPERVDEDLVSLFALPTSDRGAARALCYLVRSRTAPGFSPSVKDMVTALTVPTLLLWGDQDRVVPIAQSRRLDNLSPWLTTEVLPGVGHCLYDETDADFNQRLLAWLQSIE
- a CDS encoding serine/threonine-protein kinase, whose product is MANPPRQTLDRTANSEIRHYYQSHRLFRDRYRVLKKLGQGGFGVTYLAQNATLPGEPYCVIKQLCPKAGSELSLERAKVRFRREARALANLGSHSQIPQLLDYFTTGGEFYLVQDYIHGETLAQEVRRQGRLTEAQVKYFLREIIPVVRFIHRNRVIHRDIKPPNIIRSERDRRLVLIDFGAVREFLSDVEEQVSMQAPATQFVGTPGFAPPEQLALRPCYASDIYALGITCLYLLTARTPIEFDQDPNTGYIRWQHTVTVSPHLAAVIDKMLMPDARDRYTTIDDLERALELEPHLEALASCMNTRDRPPYDPGSDSVELDPDAYLTPIQREAQAIRKWRTKRSFNRGPQGRPTGPVSLP
- a CDS encoding helicase HerA domain-containing protein, producing MGMSQPLGSVIQGSLSQGLEVRLHPDISVEDMRVGKFLVVQGRRSQFFCMLTDVTLGTGSQRILAHPPEPSNLFLQEVLAGTGTYGTINLTPMLMFTQQESEGVGSEGVGGRGKAKKKEGEGSYGSLQAQSSADVELLPVKTIPAHFSQVYDASDRDFRIIFGWEDDPHRRNFAIGQPIDMEVPVCLDLDRFVERSNGIFGKSGTGKSFLTRLLLAGTIQRGAAVNLIFDMHSEYGWEAVSEGKQFSTVKGLRQLFPGQVQMFTLDPEATQRRGVRDAQELYISFDQIDVEDLNLVRGELNLSEASLENAIILRNEFGKSWINRLLTMTNEEIQEFCETKMGSKSSIMALQRKLTRLADIKYMKAASGNNYIQQILAAIDEGKHVVVEFGSQSNMLAYMLATNVIARRIHASYVKKADRFLQTKNVVDRPRQLMITIEEAHRFLDPATARQTIFGTIAREMRKYFVTLLVVDQRPSGIDNEVMSQIGTRITALLNDEKDIDAIFTGVSGGQSLRSVLAKLDSKQQALVLGHAVPMPVVVRTRPYDSTFYAQVGATAWEDLPDEVVFRASEVARADLGF